The Akkermansia muciniphila genome contains a region encoding:
- a CDS encoding biopolymer transporter ExbD, with the protein MARHKKLEMVEDEDPKLDISSLIDVCFLLLIYFIVATSLIQERKLDMSMPGRTQGENASQIEPALIRIIKDGTIYWGKDNSLMIDNDMNNHNLATLVQQLEAKKQEASAVGTKPVVQLWVEGDVPHQRVIDVMNALTEAGITTVALTDLKDD; encoded by the coding sequence ATGGCAAGACATAAGAAATTGGAGATGGTTGAGGATGAAGATCCCAAGCTGGATATTTCCTCCCTCATCGACGTGTGCTTCCTTCTGTTGATTTACTTCATTGTGGCGACCTCCCTCATTCAGGAACGCAAGCTGGACATGTCCATGCCGGGGCGGACTCAGGGAGAAAATGCCTCCCAGATTGAACCGGCCCTGATCCGGATTATCAAGGACGGCACCATTTACTGGGGCAAGGACAACAGCCTCATGATCGACAACGACATGAACAACCACAACCTGGCGACGCTCGTGCAGCAACTGGAAGCCAAAAAGCAGGAAGCCAGCGCCGTGGGCACCAAGCCGGTGGTTCAGTTGTGGGTGGAGGGTGACGTTCCCCACCAGCGCGTCATTGACGTGATGAACGCCTTGACGGAAGCCGGGATTACCACAGTGGCCCTGACGGACCTCAAGGACGACTAA
- a CDS encoding biopolymer transporter ExbD, translated as MGKKKANVAAEEESGEMDMSPMIDMVFLLLIFFVVNATAITVKKDKNIQMPTASSSGEVKSANGCIVVNVYGEGEGKRPPGVDPSVRWASDVSTPLNSPDELKEYIKNLAERFKDKPDFETRLYLRGDQKALFKGSREVIRVAAECGVVKVIFAVLPSKNTSANKAE; from the coding sequence ATGGGTAAGAAAAAAGCCAATGTAGCAGCCGAAGAAGAGAGTGGGGAAATGGATATGTCCCCCATGATCGACATGGTGTTCCTCCTGTTGATCTTCTTCGTGGTGAACGCTACGGCCATTACCGTTAAAAAGGATAAGAACATTCAGATGCCTACGGCCAGCAGTTCCGGCGAAGTGAAATCCGCCAACGGCTGCATCGTGGTGAATGTGTACGGGGAAGGGGAAGGAAAGCGTCCTCCCGGCGTAGACCCAAGCGTCCGCTGGGCTTCAGACGTCAGTACGCCGCTCAACTCTCCGGATGAACTGAAGGAATATATCAAAAACCTTGCCGAACGCTTTAAGGACAAGCCGGATTTTGAGACCCGCCTCTATCTGCGCGGTGACCAGAAGGCTCTGTTCAAGGGGTCCAGGGAAGTGATCCGAGTGGCTGCGGAATGCGGTGTGGTCAAGGTGATCTTTGCCGTACTGCCCTCCAAGAACACCTCTGCAAACAAGGCTGAATAA
- a CDS encoding MotA/TolQ/ExbB proton channel family protein — MAAFSTSAFAQEAAEAAAPQEQTMLDKWIIAGGWTMIPIMLVEAFIVFLVIYNMVALKKEKFCPEDLKVTLLQLMAECRIRSAIEVAAGSPTYLGRLVAYALPNVDATRPEDLGKDAIEDAVADFTANESRSVFKWINMLALCAQISPMLGLFGTVQGMVGAFGTLSSAGQADPTQLAGDISVALLTTFWGLINAIIATPFFFFQKGIANAQIAECIGTVQEMVNTSINVVNAEAQLARIPEGLA, encoded by the coding sequence ATGGCTGCGTTTTCTACATCCGCCTTTGCTCAGGAAGCTGCTGAAGCCGCTGCTCCTCAGGAACAGACCATGCTTGACAAATGGATCATCGCCGGTGGTTGGACCATGATTCCGATTATGCTCGTGGAAGCATTCATCGTTTTCCTGGTGATCTACAACATGGTTGCTCTGAAAAAGGAAAAATTCTGTCCGGAAGACCTTAAGGTTACCCTGCTGCAGCTGATGGCAGAATGCCGTATCCGCTCCGCCATTGAAGTGGCCGCCGGCAGCCCCACCTACCTGGGACGCCTGGTTGCGTATGCCCTGCCGAACGTGGACGCCACCCGTCCGGAAGACCTTGGCAAGGACGCCATTGAAGACGCCGTGGCGGACTTCACGGCCAATGAAAGCCGTTCCGTATTCAAATGGATCAACATGCTTGCCCTTTGCGCGCAGATTTCTCCCATGCTCGGCCTCTTCGGCACGGTGCAGGGGATGGTGGGCGCGTTCGGCACGCTGTCCAGCGCCGGCCAGGCGGACCCCACCCAGCTTGCGGGTGACATCTCCGTGGCTCTGTTGACGACCTTCTGGGGCCTGATCAACGCCATTATCGCCACGCCGTTCTTCTTCTTCCAGAAGGGCATTGCCAACGCCCAGATCGCCGAGTGCATCGGCACCGTGCAGGAAATGGTGAACACCTCCATCAACGTGGTGAACGCCGAAGCCCAGCTTGCCCGCATCCCCGAAGGCCTGGCCTGA
- the nth gene encoding endonuclease III — MDTKKRASIVREELMSLYGNPPIPLTHRDPYTLLVAVLLSAQCTDKRVNLVTPALFALASTPEEMARQDVEAVREIVRPCGLSERKASAIVNLSRILVEKYQGKVPCDFQALESLPGVGHKTASVVMVQAFGIPAFPVDTHIFRLSRLWGLSKGKTVEAVERDLKSLFPENTWGELHLRIVLYGREYCPARGCGGKCPICSRLAREDGSAGA, encoded by the coding sequence ATGGATACGAAAAAACGTGCTTCCATTGTCCGGGAGGAACTCATGTCCCTGTACGGGAACCCTCCCATTCCGCTGACGCACCGTGACCCCTATACCCTCCTGGTGGCGGTCCTGCTGTCCGCCCAGTGCACGGACAAGCGCGTGAACCTGGTGACGCCGGCCCTGTTTGCCCTGGCTTCCACCCCGGAAGAAATGGCCCGGCAGGACGTGGAAGCTGTCCGGGAAATTGTGCGGCCCTGCGGACTCTCGGAAAGAAAGGCTTCCGCCATTGTCAACCTCAGCCGCATCCTGGTGGAAAAATACCAGGGAAAGGTTCCGTGTGACTTCCAGGCGCTGGAATCCCTCCCGGGCGTGGGGCATAAGACGGCCTCCGTCGTCATGGTGCAGGCCTTCGGCATTCCCGCCTTCCCGGTGGATACCCATATTTTCCGCCTTTCCCGGCTCTGGGGGCTCAGCAAAGGCAAAACGGTGGAGGCCGTGGAGCGTGACCTGAAAAGCCTTTTCCCTGAAAATACGTGGGGAGAACTCCATCTCCGCATTGTTTTGTACGGCCGTGAATACTGTCCGGCGCGGGGATGCGGAGGGAAGTGCCCGATCTGCAGCCGCCTGGCCCGTGAAGACGGTTCCGCAGGGGCCTGA
- a CDS encoding 3D domain-containing protein: MEKSSSDALVLARAGETAKGFVQPLAPSRSAVPSSKLPKLGRDKHKMPFYHPAQRTRVVRTTAYTHSERDHLAYGPRNAVGTTLKYTSSVRSAAADWSVYPLGTTFRIKGQPYLYVVDDYGSALVGTGTVDIYQPNKKLMKEWGRRYVELTIVRWGDPANSLEVLGSRRGYRHCRAMYAALQQRVSKGLYAKAD; the protein is encoded by the coding sequence ATGGAGAAATCCAGTAGTGACGCCCTTGTTTTGGCCCGTGCAGGTGAAACAGCCAAGGGGTTTGTTCAACCCCTGGCGCCGAGCCGTTCGGCAGTGCCTTCTTCCAAGCTCCCCAAGCTGGGGCGCGACAAACACAAGATGCCGTTTTATCATCCAGCCCAGCGCACCCGTGTGGTACGCACCACGGCTTACACCCATTCCGAACGCGACCATCTGGCCTACGGACCCCGGAATGCCGTTGGTACGACGCTGAAATACACTTCTTCCGTACGCAGCGCCGCTGCGGACTGGTCCGTTTACCCTCTGGGAACAACCTTCCGCATCAAGGGCCAGCCCTACCTCTACGTTGTTGACGATTATGGAAGCGCCCTCGTAGGCACCGGAACCGTTGACATTTACCAGCCCAATAAAAAGCTGATGAAGGAATGGGGACGCCGCTACGTGGAACTGACCATCGTCCGCTGGGGAGACCCTGCCAACAGTCTGGAAGTGCTCGGCAGCCGCCGCGGCTACAGACACTGCCGCGCCATGTATGCGGCCCTGCAGCAGCGCGTGTCCAAGGGCCTTTACGCCAAGGCTGACTGA
- a CDS encoding uracil-DNA glycosylase — protein MSPGLPQHLTLDYLRALLSRGVEKAAVTEEARTVLRKWVMDARRIARGEIPPCPPSLPGTGETPQQPEMQDQSQPDSVDEVSFGNELRAILNGVQPGKTEEEAAVPRHVSFDLEGETEEEKLASLRELVVNWPPLRNMDSLRDTPVFSSGSPRADIMMVTDAPGLYEEKQGIPLAGPSGEKLDAMLKAMGLSRSDIYLTHLVKYRPALPRQLTNNRPPTDREIEVSLPILREEILLVRPKVVVALGAIAARGILQSGETPLSALRGTFHTAFDTPVRVTYNPSYLLRTEDISEKRKVWEDMLCVMEQAGLPVSEKQRSYFLPKK, from the coding sequence ATGTCCCCCGGCCTGCCCCAACACCTCACGCTGGATTATCTGCGCGCCCTGTTATCCCGGGGAGTGGAGAAAGCCGCCGTCACGGAAGAGGCCAGAACGGTATTGAGGAAATGGGTCATGGACGCCCGCAGAATTGCCCGGGGGGAAATCCCTCCCTGCCCTCCCTCCCTGCCCGGAACCGGAGAAACACCGCAACAGCCGGAAATGCAGGACCAGTCCCAGCCGGATTCCGTGGATGAAGTTTCCTTCGGCAATGAGCTCCGGGCCATTCTCAACGGGGTGCAGCCGGGCAAAACGGAGGAAGAAGCAGCCGTGCCCCGCCATGTTTCCTTTGACCTGGAAGGAGAAACCGAGGAAGAAAAGCTCGCCTCCCTCCGTGAACTGGTCGTTAACTGGCCCCCGCTCCGTAACATGGACTCCCTGCGGGACACGCCCGTTTTTTCCTCCGGCAGCCCCAGGGCTGACATCATGATGGTGACGGACGCTCCCGGCCTGTATGAAGAAAAGCAGGGCATTCCCCTGGCCGGTCCCTCCGGGGAGAAGCTGGACGCCATGCTGAAGGCCATGGGTCTTTCCCGTTCCGACATCTACCTGACCCATCTGGTCAAGTACCGCCCCGCCCTTCCCCGGCAGCTTACCAACAACCGGCCGCCCACGGACCGTGAGATAGAGGTCTCCCTCCCCATTCTGCGGGAAGAAATCCTGCTGGTGAGGCCCAAAGTAGTGGTAGCCCTGGGGGCCATCGCCGCCAGGGGCATCCTCCAATCCGGAGAAACGCCGCTTTCCGCCCTGAGGGGAACGTTCCACACGGCGTTCGATACGCCCGTGCGCGTCACCTATAATCCCAGCTACCTTCTCCGCACTGAAGATATTTCAGAAAAGCGAAAGGTCTGGGAGGACATGCTGTGCGTCATGGAACAGGCCGGCCTCCCCGTTTCCGAAAAGCAACGTTCCTATTTCCTGCCCAAAAAGTAA
- a CDS encoding heavy metal translocating P-type ATPase, with amino-acid sequence MSNSPRDRHGVSPHTDPVCGGEVREDTPWKADYQGKTYFFCSRACRDKFTQSPEEVLSRPPGDGHGMKMEGMDMPMHHHGDTGHSSLQPAPDTPGAVYTCPMHPQIRQNHPGACPICGMTLEPLLPSATVLDHAELDDFRKRFYFSLPFVILIFIISMGGHLAAWMSPGVQNWVELLLAAPVVLWAGAPLLARGWESVKTRNPNMWTLIGAGTSIAFLYSLAATIVPGWFPSVFIHDGHVPVYYEAAAIIISLSLLGQVLELKARSRTAEAIRALMNLAPSTAHLVVPNGMERDIPLKDVQPGDVLRVKPGEKIPVDGVLKEGGSDVDESMLTGEPIPVSHVPGDKLIGATLNTTGTFTMTAQEVGNDTVLARIVNLVAQAQRTKAPMQRLADKVARYFVLAVALVAVLTFFAWGFWGPQPGWTHGLVNAVAVLIVACPCALGLATPMSMMVASGKAATLGILFRDAASLETMHKVNVLVMDKTGTLTEGKPSLVNITTANNVNMDTLLARCASLEQRSEHPIARAFIRKAREEKIPLSPIEDFQSFPGGGVAGTFQGSKVCVGTADMMEKQGVDVSPLAPWVEEQRRQGRVTVFAAVDGHAAGAFSLADKIRTNTRQALADLAAQGIRIIIASGDAPATVEAVARDLGISEFHGGMTPADKQALIASLKNGNNVVAMAGDGVNDAPALAEADVGIAMGTGSDVAMQSCGVTLVKGNLLVISKAFALSAATVKNMKSNLGFAFVYNALGIPIAAGILYPFWGILLSPVIAAAAMCLSSVSVILNALRLRRFS; translated from the coding sequence ATGAGCAACAGCCCACGGGACCGTCATGGCGTTTCCCCGCATACAGACCCCGTCTGCGGAGGTGAAGTCCGGGAAGATACTCCCTGGAAAGCTGACTATCAGGGGAAAACCTATTTTTTCTGCAGCCGCGCCTGCCGGGACAAATTCACGCAGTCCCCGGAAGAAGTCCTCTCCCGCCCTCCGGGCGACGGACACGGCATGAAGATGGAGGGCATGGACATGCCCATGCACCATCACGGGGACACGGGCCATTCCTCCCTGCAGCCGGCGCCGGACACCCCCGGCGCCGTGTACACCTGCCCCATGCACCCTCAAATCCGGCAGAACCATCCCGGCGCCTGCCCCATCTGCGGAATGACGCTTGAGCCCCTGCTTCCCTCCGCCACCGTCCTGGACCACGCGGAGCTGGACGACTTCCGCAAGCGCTTTTATTTTTCCCTGCCTTTCGTCATCCTGATCTTCATTATTTCCATGGGCGGCCATCTTGCCGCATGGATGAGCCCCGGAGTCCAGAACTGGGTGGAACTGCTTCTGGCCGCTCCCGTGGTCCTGTGGGCCGGAGCGCCGCTCCTGGCCCGTGGCTGGGAGTCCGTTAAAACCCGCAATCCCAACATGTGGACGCTGATCGGGGCCGGAACCTCCATCGCCTTTCTATACAGCCTGGCGGCCACCATCGTGCCCGGCTGGTTCCCGTCCGTCTTTATCCATGACGGGCACGTGCCCGTCTATTATGAGGCGGCAGCCATCATCATTTCCCTCAGCCTGCTGGGGCAGGTTCTGGAACTGAAAGCCAGGTCCCGCACGGCGGAAGCCATCCGGGCCCTGATGAACCTGGCTCCTTCCACCGCCCATCTGGTCGTTCCCAACGGCATGGAGAGAGACATCCCGCTGAAGGACGTGCAGCCCGGCGACGTGCTGAGGGTGAAACCGGGAGAAAAGATTCCCGTGGACGGCGTCCTGAAGGAAGGGGGAAGCGATGTGGATGAATCCATGCTGACCGGGGAACCCATCCCCGTCTCCCATGTTCCCGGGGACAAGCTGATCGGCGCCACGCTGAACACCACGGGCACCTTCACCATGACGGCGCAGGAGGTGGGGAATGACACCGTCCTGGCACGCATCGTGAACCTGGTGGCCCAGGCCCAGAGGACCAAGGCCCCCATGCAAAGGCTGGCGGACAAGGTGGCAAGGTATTTCGTGCTTGCCGTGGCGCTCGTCGCCGTTCTGACGTTTTTCGCGTGGGGCTTCTGGGGCCCCCAGCCGGGCTGGACTCACGGGCTGGTGAATGCCGTCGCGGTCCTGATCGTGGCGTGCCCCTGCGCTCTCGGCCTTGCCACGCCCATGTCCATGATGGTGGCTTCCGGAAAGGCGGCCACCCTCGGCATCCTGTTCCGGGACGCCGCCTCCCTGGAAACCATGCACAAGGTGAATGTCCTGGTGATGGACAAGACCGGAACCCTTACGGAAGGGAAGCCCTCCCTGGTCAACATCACCACGGCAAACAACGTGAACATGGATACGCTGCTGGCCCGGTGCGCCTCCCTGGAACAGAGGAGCGAGCACCCCATCGCCCGCGCTTTCATCCGGAAAGCCAGGGAGGAGAAAATCCCCCTGTCACCCATTGAGGATTTCCAGTCCTTCCCGGGAGGAGGCGTGGCCGGGACCTTCCAGGGCAGCAAGGTATGTGTGGGCACGGCGGATATGATGGAGAAGCAGGGCGTGGACGTTTCCCCGCTGGCGCCATGGGTGGAGGAACAGCGGAGGCAGGGCCGCGTCACCGTCTTTGCCGCGGTGGACGGCCATGCGGCGGGAGCCTTTTCCCTGGCGGATAAAATCCGGACAAACACGCGCCAGGCTCTGGCGGACCTGGCCGCGCAGGGCATCCGCATCATCATCGCCTCCGGGGACGCCCCGGCAACGGTGGAAGCCGTGGCAAGGGACCTGGGCATTTCCGAATTCCACGGAGGAATGACCCCGGCGGACAAGCAGGCGCTCATTGCCTCCCTGAAAAACGGGAATAACGTGGTAGCCATGGCGGGGGACGGCGTTAATGACGCGCCCGCGCTGGCGGAAGCGGACGTAGGGATCGCCATGGGAACGGGATCAGACGTAGCCATGCAGAGCTGCGGCGTCACGCTGGTGAAGGGAAACCTGCTGGTAATCTCCAAGGCCTTCGCCCTCTCCGCCGCCACCGTGAAGAACATGAAATCCAACCTGGGCTTCGCCTTCGTTTACAATGCCCTGGGCATCCCCATTGCCGCCGGCATCCTGTATCCCTTCTGGGGCATCCTGCTTTCCCCCGTCATTGCGGCGGCAGCCATGTGCCTGAGCTCCGTCTCCGTCATCCTGAACGCCCTGCGCCTGCGGCGCTTTTCATGA
- a CDS encoding YraN family protein — protein sequence MRRFHKWNCPSLNREERTTEWLGRYGELAAASFLRAEGCSVLRRNWRPVRGGELDMVCRDGDCLVFVEVKTRTGNGHGGARRAVNARKRALIRRGAAEWLRQLPEPAPFRYDIVEILYRENRPPECRRIRGAFGEKDLPVS from the coding sequence TTGCGCCGGTTTCACAAATGGAACTGTCCCTCCCTGAATAGGGAGGAGCGGACTACGGAATGGCTGGGAAGGTACGGGGAGCTGGCTGCGGCCTCCTTCCTGCGTGCGGAGGGCTGTTCCGTGCTAAGGAGAAACTGGCGTCCCGTCAGGGGCGGGGAACTGGACATGGTGTGCCGTGACGGAGACTGCCTCGTCTTTGTGGAGGTGAAAACCCGTACGGGTAACGGGCATGGAGGCGCAAGGCGCGCCGTGAATGCCCGGAAAAGGGCGCTGATACGCCGGGGGGCTGCGGAATGGCTGCGCCAGCTTCCGGAACCGGCTCCCTTCCGGTATGATATTGTGGAAATCCTGTACCGGGAGAACCGTCCGCCGGAATGCAGGCGCATCCGCGGAGCGTTCGGGGAGAAGGATTTGCCCGTTTCATGA
- a CDS encoding ribonuclease HII has translation MAEKSHPDLSFEAEARSSGFLYVAGVDEAGRGPLAGPVVAGAVILPELPEELAGLNDSKQLTAAKRERLFLALLECGRAVCSVGVASVEEIDRLNILRATHLAMARAVEGLAPRADFCLVDGLPVKGLPVPHRAIVKGDGRSLSIAAASVLAKVTRDRMMTEADASYPQYGFAKHKGYGTKAHMEALRRHGPCPLHRRSFAPVSQMELSLPE, from the coding sequence ATGGCGGAAAAGTCACATCCGGACCTGAGCTTTGAGGCGGAGGCGCGTTCCTCCGGTTTTCTTTATGTGGCCGGGGTGGATGAAGCGGGCCGCGGACCATTGGCCGGGCCCGTGGTGGCGGGGGCCGTTATCCTGCCTGAACTGCCGGAAGAATTGGCGGGGCTGAATGATTCCAAGCAGTTGACCGCGGCAAAGAGGGAACGCCTGTTTCTGGCCCTGCTGGAGTGCGGGCGGGCGGTGTGCTCCGTGGGGGTGGCTTCCGTGGAGGAAATAGACCGGCTCAATATTCTGAGGGCCACCCATCTGGCCATGGCGCGCGCCGTGGAGGGGCTGGCCCCGCGTGCGGATTTCTGCCTGGTGGACGGCTTGCCCGTCAAGGGATTGCCCGTGCCGCACCGCGCCATCGTGAAGGGGGACGGGCGGAGCTTGTCCATTGCCGCCGCCAGCGTTCTGGCCAAGGTGACGAGGGACCGCATGATGACGGAGGCGGACGCCTCCTACCCGCAGTACGGTTTTGCAAAGCACAAGGGATATGGCACGAAAGCCCACATGGAGGCCCTGCGCAGGCATGGGCCTTGTCCGCTCCATCGCCGCTCGTTTGCGCCGGTTTCACAAATGGAACTGTCCCTCCCTGAATAG
- a CDS encoding hemolysin family protein, which yields MNDPDPLSILAAFGAAEAPAAVPALGGMTLAVAGLILFLLLNAFFVASEFALMKVRGSQLQAGEGVPARTRRKLALARKTVKHVDLYLAACQVGITLSSLALGFLGTFFVVELTAPFLFSLGLEGTAPVYGMALAVTFIFFACCQVVFGEFIPKAMAVRHPDKAALATVPLLRFFYAVFKYTGILGLTGGIARFVLKYLLGIDPRSTACTVHSTDELMYLVQESERSRELTRQEAEISRNALELNDMCVKDVMTPRSEVDVMDLTAPFEENWELARKSRHTRFPLVEGDHLDEVKGWVHVKDLLKLVGQDNPDLMSVRRELRVVPDTMPLDSLLTFFLKEHSHFALVVDEFGDSIGLVFLDDVLEQIVGDDIQDEFDQEEMREFVKTGKDTYAVNGAVTLFDLADYLPEMDLDCPGVTTLGGYVISRLGYIPEEGEELVIGRYRAVVTGSDGRRITQILLTRLPEEEEE from the coding sequence ATGAATGATCCGGACCCTCTGAGTATTCTTGCGGCCTTCGGGGCCGCTGAAGCGCCTGCCGCTGTGCCGGCGCTGGGCGGGATGACGCTGGCAGTTGCCGGCCTGATCCTTTTTTTATTACTGAATGCGTTTTTTGTGGCGAGTGAGTTCGCCCTGATGAAGGTCCGGGGAAGCCAGTTGCAGGCTGGGGAAGGCGTTCCCGCGCGGACCCGGAGGAAGCTGGCTCTGGCGCGGAAGACGGTCAAGCATGTTGACCTGTATCTGGCGGCCTGCCAGGTGGGCATTACCCTCTCCTCTCTGGCGCTGGGATTTCTGGGCACGTTTTTCGTGGTTGAACTGACGGCCCCCTTCCTGTTTTCCTTGGGTCTGGAGGGCACGGCTCCCGTTTATGGCATGGCGCTGGCCGTTACGTTTATTTTCTTTGCCTGCTGCCAGGTGGTTTTTGGGGAGTTCATTCCCAAGGCGATGGCGGTACGCCATCCGGACAAGGCCGCCCTGGCGACGGTCCCCCTGCTGCGTTTCTTTTACGCGGTATTCAAGTATACGGGCATTCTGGGCCTGACCGGGGGAATAGCCCGGTTTGTGCTGAAGTACCTGCTGGGCATTGATCCCCGCTCCACCGCCTGCACGGTCCACAGCACGGATGAACTGATGTACCTGGTGCAGGAGAGCGAACGCTCCCGGGAGCTGACCAGGCAGGAAGCGGAGATTTCCAGGAACGCCCTTGAGCTGAACGATATGTGCGTCAAGGACGTGATGACCCCACGCTCCGAAGTGGACGTGATGGATCTGACGGCTCCCTTTGAGGAGAACTGGGAGCTTGCCCGGAAATCCCGCCACACCCGTTTTCCCCTGGTGGAAGGGGACCATCTGGACGAGGTGAAGGGATGGGTGCATGTGAAGGACCTGCTCAAGCTGGTGGGCCAGGATAATCCGGACCTGATGAGCGTGCGGCGCGAGTTGCGCGTGGTGCCGGATACGATGCCCCTGGACAGCCTGCTGACCTTTTTCCTGAAGGAACATTCCCATTTTGCCCTGGTAGTGGATGAATTTGGTGATTCCATCGGCCTGGTGTTCCTGGACGATGTGCTGGAACAGATCGTGGGGGACGACATTCAGGACGAGTTTGACCAGGAGGAAATGCGCGAATTCGTCAAGACCGGCAAGGACACGTATGCCGTCAACGGCGCCGTTACCCTGTTTGACCTGGCGGACTACCTGCCGGAAATGGATTTGGACTGTCCGGGCGTCACGACGCTGGGCGGTTACGTGATCAGCCGGCTGGGCTACATTCCGGAAGAGGGTGAGGAGTTGGTCATTGGCCGTTACCGGGCCGTGGTAACAGGGTCCGACGGCAGAAGAATCACGCAGATTCTGCTGACCCGGCTTCCGGAGGAAGAGGAGGAATAA
- a CDS encoding zinc ribbon domain-containing protein, which translates to MPIYEYISEHPDDPAQSCPVCRRGFELRRPVDREPLEKCLVCKHPVRKVISRVNVPEVTKPLSVSDAKAAGFTVLERRDKGVYEKL; encoded by the coding sequence ATGCCCATATACGAGTATATTTCCGAGCACCCCGACGACCCCGCGCAGTCCTGCCCGGTGTGCCGCCGCGGTTTTGAATTGCGGCGTCCCGTGGACCGTGAGCCGCTTGAAAAGTGCCTGGTGTGCAAGCACCCGGTACGCAAGGTGATCAGCCGGGTCAATGTGCCGGAGGTCACCAAGCCCCTCTCCGTTTCAGACGCCAAAGCGGCAGGATTTACCGTGCTGGAACGCCGGGACAAGGGCGTTTATGAAAAACTGTAA
- the rpsN gene encoding 30S ribosomal protein S14 produces MAKKSWIARDKKKADTVKRYAELREQLKAEKDYIGLTMLPRNASPTRTVNRCLVSGRRRAFIRRFKLSRISFRELANAGMIPGVTKSSW; encoded by the coding sequence ATGGCTAAGAAGAGCTGGATCGCAAGAGACAAGAAAAAGGCTGACACCGTCAAGCGCTACGCGGAACTGCGGGAGCAATTGAAGGCTGAGAAGGATTATATCGGTTTAACCATGCTGCCCCGCAATGCAAGCCCGACCCGTACGGTCAACCGCTGCCTTGTTTCCGGCCGCCGCCGCGCATTTATCCGCCGTTTCAAGCTTTCCCGTATTTCCTTCCGCGAACTGGCCAACGCCGGCATGATCCCCGGTGTGACCAAGTCCAGCTGGTAA
- a CDS encoding argininosuccinate synthase — MKIVVAYSGGLDTSVLLKWLKEKYNAEIIAYCADVGQAEELDGLEAKALATGASKCFIGDLKEDFAANYIFPMMQANALYEGRYLLGTSIARPCISKDMVDLAIREGADAIAHGATGKGNDQVRFELAVNALAPNIKVIAPWRDPEFRQQFPGRTEMIAYAESHGIPIRQSLKKPYSMDRNLLHISFEAGMLEDTWYDGTTPADREMYKLSVSPEDAPDQAEYIQLLYEKGDVVGIQYEGLPALLKELDVTPKGERDGYTLLSPLGVMYVLNALGGKHGIGRVDIVENRFVGMKSRGIYETPGGTILLAAHRDIETITIDREVQKVRDSLIPEYATLVYNGFWFAPEREAIQALVTKSQETVNGEVRLKLYKGNVMYAGRRSPQSLYSEEIATMEGGHEELYNQDDAEGFIHLNGLRLKQFSRVNKPYGN, encoded by the coding sequence ATGAAAATCGTAGTTGCATACTCTGGCGGCCTGGACACTTCCGTTCTTCTGAAGTGGCTCAAGGAAAAGTACAATGCCGAAATCATCGCCTACTGCGCGGACGTAGGCCAGGCGGAAGAACTGGACGGCCTGGAAGCCAAAGCCCTGGCTACGGGAGCCTCCAAGTGCTTCATCGGCGACCTCAAGGAAGACTTCGCCGCCAACTACATCTTTCCCATGATGCAGGCCAACGCCCTGTATGAAGGCCGCTACCTGCTGGGCACCTCCATCGCCCGCCCCTGCATTTCCAAGGACATGGTGGACCTGGCCATCCGTGAAGGGGCGGACGCCATCGCCCACGGCGCTACAGGCAAGGGGAACGACCAGGTGCGCTTTGAACTGGCCGTGAATGCGCTGGCCCCGAACATCAAGGTCATCGCCCCGTGGCGCGACCCTGAATTCCGGCAGCAGTTCCCGGGCCGTACGGAAATGATCGCCTATGCGGAATCCCACGGCATCCCGATCCGCCAGTCCCTGAAGAAGCCTTATTCCATGGACCGCAACCTGCTCCATATCTCCTTTGAAGCCGGCATGCTGGAAGATACCTGGTATGACGGCACCACTCCCGCGGACCGTGAAATGTACAAGCTCTCCGTTTCTCCGGAAGACGCCCCGGACCAGGCCGAATACATCCAGCTCCTGTATGAAAAGGGTGATGTGGTCGGCATTCAGTATGAAGGTCTGCCCGCCCTGCTGAAAGAGCTGGACGTCACCCCGAAGGGCGAACGCGACGGCTACACCCTGCTCAGCCCGCTGGGCGTCATGTACGTGCTGAACGCCCTGGGCGGCAAGCACGGCATCGGCCGCGTGGACATTGTGGAAAACCGCTTCGTGGGCATGAAGAGCCGCGGCATTTATGAAACCCCCGGCGGCACCATCCTGCTGGCAGCCCACCGCGACATTGAAACGATCACGATCGACCGTGAAGTGCAGAAGGTGCGCGACTCCCTTATCCCGGAATACGCCACGCTGGTTTACAACGGCTTCTGGTTTGCTCCGGAACGTGAAGCCATCCAGGCCCTGGTGACCAAGTCCCAGGAAACCGTCAACGGGGAAGTGCGCCTGAAGCTTTACAAGGGCAACGTCATGTACGCCGGACGCCGTTCCCCGCAGTCCCTGTACTCCGAAGAGATCGCCACGATGGAAGGCGGCCACGAGGAACTGTACAACCAGGACGACGCGGAAGGCTTCATCCACCTGAACGGCCTGCGCCTGAAGCAATTCAGCCGCGTCAACAAGCCGTACGGCAACTAA